One Prosthecochloris marina DNA segment encodes these proteins:
- the nifH gene encoding nitrogenase iron protein — protein sequence MRKVAIYGKGGIGKSTTTQNTVAGLAEMGKKVMVVGCDPKADSTRLLLGGLSQKTVLDTLREEGEDVELEDIIKEGYGASRCTESGGPEPGVGCAGRGIITSVNMLEQLGAYDDEWNLDYVFYDVLGDVVCGGFAMPIRDGKAEEIYIVVSGEMMAMYAANNICKGILKYADAGGVRLGGLICNSRKVDNEKEMIKELARQLGTQMIHFVPRDNMVQRAEINRKTVIDFEPTHAQADEYRTLAKKIDDNEMFVVPKPLEIDELEKLLIDFGIAN from the coding sequence ATGAGGAAGGTTGCAATTTATGGAAAAGGAGGCATCGGCAAGTCAACCACCACACAGAACACTGTTGCAGGACTTGCAGAGATGGGAAAAAAGGTCATGGTTGTGGGCTGTGATCCGAAAGCAGATTCGACAAGGCTTCTTCTCGGCGGACTTAGCCAGAAAACCGTTCTCGATACGTTGCGCGAGGAGGGAGAGGATGTTGAACTCGAAGATATCATCAAGGAAGGGTACGGCGCTTCTCGTTGTACCGAGTCCGGGGGACCGGAGCCGGGAGTAGGCTGTGCGGGCCGCGGAATCATCACCTCGGTCAATATGTTGGAGCAACTCGGTGCTTATGATGACGAGTGGAACCTCGACTATGTCTTTTACGACGTACTCGGCGACGTTGTTTGCGGAGGTTTTGCAATGCCGATCCGTGACGGAAAGGCTGAAGAAATCTATATCGTCGTGTCGGGCGAGATGATGGCCATGTACGCGGCCAACAATATCTGTAAAGGAATTCTGAAATATGCCGATGCCGGCGGCGTTCGTTTGGGAGGTCTCATCTGCAACAGCCGCAAGGTCGATAATGAAAAAGAGATGATCAAAGAGCTCGCAAGGCAGCTCGGCACCCAGATGATCCATTTCGTCCCACGCGACAACATGGTACAGCGGGCTGAGATCAACCGTAAAACCGTGATCGATTTTGAGCCCACACATGCCCAGGCCGATGAATACCGTACTCTGGCAAAAAAAATCGACGACAACGAGATGTTTGTCGTTCCAAAGCCTCTCGAGATCGATGAACTCGAAAAACTCTTGATCGATTTCGGTATAGCAAACTAA
- a CDS encoding P-II family nitrogen regulator: protein MLMIRAIVRPAKAQEVMQGLLDAGYPAVTKIPVVGRGKQRGLRVGDVVYDELPKEMLVTVVPDADKRFVLDAIMMNAKTGEEGKFGDGKIFVSKVEEVYTISSGLKESEPEIAEPKEA from the coding sequence ATGTTAATGATCAGAGCAATTGTCCGGCCAGCCAAAGCACAGGAAGTCATGCAGGGCTTACTCGACGCAGGGTATCCGGCCGTAACGAAAATTCCGGTTGTAGGACGAGGAAAGCAAAGAGGGCTGAGGGTCGGGGACGTCGTATACGATGAATTACCGAAGGAGATGCTCGTAACCGTCGTTCCCGATGCCGACAAAAGGTTCGTCCTCGATGCAATCATGATGAACGCCAAGACAGGAGAAGAAGGAAAGTTCGGCGACGGTAAAATCTTTGTTTCCAAAGTTGAGGAGGTCTACACCATCAGCTCGGGACTCAAGGAAAGCGAACCTGAAATTGCGGAA